One window of the Amycolatopsis mediterranei genome contains the following:
- a CDS encoding type I polyketide synthase yields the protein MNAPDAAAIRAWLLARLGDVDVDRPLHETGLSSRDAASLAADLGEFTGRLLSPTLVWQYPTITALAARLSTVENEAAYVPLPEDSEPIAVVGLGCRLPGGIESPEAFWRFLEAGGDGIGDVPEGRWETFAPAEDLAGVPSRGGFLDDVAGFDAAFFGITPREAEAMDPQQRILLEVVWAALEHAGIPPATLRGSRTGVFVGLSATEYGSLTMTDVPRVDVWAGTGAAASIAANRVSYLLDLRGPSLTLDTACSSSLVAVHQAVQSLRRGESETALAAGVNVLLSPGITAGFHRAGVLAADGRCKPFDAGADGIARGEGCGVVVLKTLRAARQAGDRVLALIRGSAVNSDGRSNGLTAPNPEAQAALLRDAYATAGVDPSSVDYVEAHGTGTPLGDPLEAGALAAVLGAGRCPGRPLLLGSVKSNLGHLEGAAGITGLVKVVLAMTHRRLPPSLHFREPNPHIDFTGLRVVESGVDWPRYSGTARAGVSAFGFGGTNAHVVVEEWPTAAFPPRAGAGGPQVFALSARSAEVLRARAAELADWLSDGAAPLDAVAATLAHRRDHLPVRGAVVAESRAEVVEALRELAKGHERPNVAFGAFNAPKATLGALNATKAPLGRSGGSGVVFVFSGYGSQWCGMGR from the coding sequence ATGAACGCGCCGGACGCCGCGGCGATCCGCGCCTGGCTGCTCGCGCGCCTCGGCGACGTGGACGTCGACCGGCCGCTGCACGAAACCGGACTGTCCTCACGGGACGCGGCGAGCCTGGCGGCCGACCTGGGCGAGTTCACCGGCCGCCTGCTGTCCCCGACCCTGGTGTGGCAGTACCCGACGATCACCGCGCTCGCCGCCCGTCTGTCCACTGTGGAGAATGAGGCGGCGTACGTACCGCTGCCGGAGGACAGCGAGCCGATCGCGGTCGTCGGCCTCGGCTGCCGGCTGCCCGGCGGGATCGAGTCCCCGGAAGCGTTCTGGCGTTTCCTCGAAGCCGGCGGCGACGGCATCGGCGACGTACCCGAAGGCCGCTGGGAGACGTTCGCCCCGGCTGAAGACCTCGCCGGCGTGCCGTCGCGGGGCGGGTTCCTCGACGACGTCGCCGGGTTCGACGCGGCGTTCTTCGGCATCACCCCGCGCGAAGCCGAGGCGATGGACCCGCAGCAGCGGATCCTCCTCGAGGTGGTCTGGGCGGCGCTGGAGCACGCGGGGATCCCGCCGGCCACCCTGCGCGGCAGCCGGACCGGGGTGTTCGTCGGGCTGTCGGCCACCGAGTACGGCTCGCTGACGATGACCGACGTCCCGCGGGTCGACGTCTGGGCCGGGACCGGCGCGGCGGCGAGCATCGCGGCGAACCGGGTGTCGTACCTGCTCGACCTGCGCGGGCCCAGCCTCACCCTGGACACCGCGTGCTCGTCTTCGCTGGTCGCGGTGCACCAGGCGGTGCAGAGCCTGCGCCGCGGCGAGAGCGAGACGGCGCTCGCCGCCGGGGTGAACGTCCTCCTCTCGCCCGGCATCACCGCCGGCTTCCACCGGGCCGGGGTGCTGGCCGCGGACGGCCGCTGCAAGCCGTTCGACGCCGGCGCCGACGGGATCGCCCGCGGCGAAGGCTGCGGCGTGGTCGTGCTGAAGACGCTGCGGGCGGCGCGGCAGGCCGGGGACCGGGTGCTGGCGCTGATCCGCGGCAGCGCGGTGAACTCCGACGGCCGGTCCAACGGCCTGACGGCGCCCAACCCCGAGGCCCAGGCGGCGTTGCTGCGCGACGCGTACGCCACGGCCGGCGTCGATCCGTCCTCTGTGGACTACGTCGAGGCGCACGGCACCGGGACGCCGCTGGGCGACCCGCTGGAGGCGGGCGCGCTGGCGGCGGTGCTCGGGGCGGGGCGTTGTCCCGGGCGTCCGCTGCTGCTGGGTTCGGTGAAGAGCAACCTGGGCCACCTCGAAGGCGCGGCCGGCATCACCGGGCTGGTGAAGGTGGTGCTGGCGATGACGCACCGGCGGCTGCCGCCGAGCCTCCACTTCCGCGAGCCGAACCCGCACATCGACTTCACGGGGCTGCGGGTGGTCGAGTCCGGTGTGGACTGGCCGCGGTATTCGGGGACGGCGCGGGCCGGGGTGTCGGCGTTCGGGTTCGGCGGGACGAACGCGCATGTCGTGGTCGAGGAGTGGCCGACGGCGGCGTTCCCGCCCCGGGCCGGTGCCGGCGGGCCGCAGGTGTTCGCGCTCTCGGCGCGGTCGGCGGAGGTGCTGCGGGCACGGGCGGCGGAGCTGGCGGACTGGCTGTCGGACGGTGCGGCGCCGCTCGACGCGGTCGCGGCGACCTTGGCACACCGGCGGGACCACTTGCCGGTGCGCGGGGCGGTGGTCGCCGAGAGCCGGGCCGAAGTGGTCGAGGCCCTGCGCGAGCTGGCCAAGGGACACGAGCGCCCCAATGTGGCCTTCGGTGCGTTCAACGCACCGAAGGCCACATTGGGTGCGTTGAACGCAACCAAGGCCCCCTTGGGGCGCTCGGGTGGGAGTGGGGTCGTCTTCGTCTTCTCCGGCTATGGCTCGCAGTGGTGCGGCATGGGCCGC